From Candidatus Methylomirabilis sp., a single genomic window includes:
- a CDS encoding ABC transporter permease subunit, whose amino-acid sequence EVDGRLVDGVLILGATRRDLLVHVHIPAIAAWVFGSLRVTVGFAFTGAVVGEFIAASRGLGYLLNFAQNTFNASLMMASLVIIVGFILLIFSGLKVVEGKLTPWRASAT is encoded by the coding sequence GAGGTGGATGGCCGTCTCGTGGACGGGGTCTTGATCCTCGGCGCGACCCGCCGGGACCTCCTCGTCCACGTCCATATCCCGGCTATCGCCGCGTGGGTGTTCGGCAGCCTGCGGGTGACGGTCGGCTTCGCGTTCACCGGAGCGGTGGTCGGAGAGTTCATCGCCGCGAGCCGGGGGCTGGGGTACCTGCTGAACTTTGCCCAGAACACCTTCAACGCCAGCCTCATGATGGCCAGCCTGGTCATCATCGTGGGCTTCATCCTGCTGATCTTTAGCGGCCTGAAGGTGGTGGAGGGGAAGCTCAC